A stretch of the Leptidea sinapis chromosome 5, ilLepSina1.1, whole genome shotgun sequence genome encodes the following:
- the LOC126964674 gene encoding prion-like-(Q/N-rich) domain-bearing protein 25 isoform X2: MELWGWLLLGLLGVTAAQGPEKRRTGNVCSTDVECPDNAFCKQSSYCVCKDGFVYAAVNSTHKGCLKEARNGEQCVQHIQCHSTMGVHSECVDGICSCASNAHLETDRCYETAVVGDRCVVDQNCYLSEQGPERQAFCVRGYCTCQLQFSPRDNGTRCVRDAALGEACEDELQCAGPGLECRGTCRCRENWVAYQEVNACVESKTLNAPCQYDVQCDALSGVAEARSTGAALCLGGVCSCAYNARAVGNPAHCWHRRRPGQECIRDEECVSEEDEPGYCLAGRCTCKTCSPDANDFGGASTLSIPPIYVAAILCIPAILWQ, from the exons ATGGAACTGTGGGGTTGGTTGCTGTTAGGCCTTCTGGGAGTCACCGCTGCACAGGGACCGGAAAAAC GAAGGACCGGCAATGTGTGCAGCACAGACGTGGAATGTCCGGACAATGCGTTTTGCAAACAGAGCAGTTACTGCGTCTGCAAAGATGGCTTCGTTTACGCCGCTGTGAATAGCACACACAAGGGATGTCTTAAAG AGGCACGTAATGGCGAGCAGTGCGTACAACACATACAGTGCCACTCGACAATGGGAGTTCACTCGGAGTGTGTGGATGGAATCTGCTCCTGTGCTTCGAACGCCCACCTGGAGACCGATCGATGCTACGAGACCGCTG TCGTTGGTGACCGATGCGTTGTTGATCAGAACTGCTACCTCAGCGAGCAGGGTCCTGAGAGGCAGGCGTTTTGTGTCAGGGGATACTGTACTTGCCAGCTTCAGTTCAGTCCGCGCGATAATGGAACCAG ATGTGTTCGCGATGCTGCTCTAGGCGAGGCTTGCGAGGATGAGCTGCAATGTGCTGGCCCAGGCCTGGAGTGTCGTGGCACGTGTCGCTGTCGAGAGAACTGGGTGGCGTATCAGGAGGTCAACGCTTGTGTCGAAT CAAAAACGCTCAACGCGCCGTGTCAGTACGACGTCCAGTGTGACGCGTTGTCTGGGGTAGCTGAAGCCAGGTCTACCGGAGCAGCCTTGTGTCTGGGGGGAGTCTGCTCTTGCGCGTACAACGCCCGGGCTGTGGGTAACCCAGCGCATTGCTGGCATAGACGACGACCGGGACAGGAGTGCATCAGGGATGAG GAATGCGTTTCTGAAGAAGACGAACCAGGTTACTGTCTGGCCGGCAGATGTACATGCAAGACGTGTTCTCCAGACGCAAATGACTTTGGTGGCGCAAGCACATTATCAATCCCGCCAATTTACGTCGCCGCCATTTTGTGTATACCGGCCATCTTGTGGCAGTAG
- the LOC126964674 gene encoding prion-like-(Q/N-rich) domain-bearing protein 25 isoform X1, with protein sequence MELWGWLLLGLLGVTAAQGPEKRRTGNVCSTDVECPDNAFCKQSSYCVCKDGFVYAAVNSTHKGCLKEARNGEQCVQHIQCHSTMGVHSECVDGICSCASNAHLETDRCYETAVVGDRCVVDQNCYLSEQGPERQAFCVRGYCTCQLQFSPRDNGTRCVRDAALGEACEDELQCAGPGLECRGTCRCRENWVAYQEVNACVESAKTLNAPCQYDVQCDALSGVAEARSTGAALCLGGVCSCAYNARAVGNPAHCWHRRRPGQECIRDEECVSEEDEPGYCLAGRCTCKTCSPDANDFGGASTLSIPPIYVAAILCIPAILWQ encoded by the exons ATGGAACTGTGGGGTTGGTTGCTGTTAGGCCTTCTGGGAGTCACCGCTGCACAGGGACCGGAAAAAC GAAGGACCGGCAATGTGTGCAGCACAGACGTGGAATGTCCGGACAATGCGTTTTGCAAACAGAGCAGTTACTGCGTCTGCAAAGATGGCTTCGTTTACGCCGCTGTGAATAGCACACACAAGGGATGTCTTAAAG AGGCACGTAATGGCGAGCAGTGCGTACAACACATACAGTGCCACTCGACAATGGGAGTTCACTCGGAGTGTGTGGATGGAATCTGCTCCTGTGCTTCGAACGCCCACCTGGAGACCGATCGATGCTACGAGACCGCTG TCGTTGGTGACCGATGCGTTGTTGATCAGAACTGCTACCTCAGCGAGCAGGGTCCTGAGAGGCAGGCGTTTTGTGTCAGGGGATACTGTACTTGCCAGCTTCAGTTCAGTCCGCGCGATAATGGAACCAG ATGTGTTCGCGATGCTGCTCTAGGCGAGGCTTGCGAGGATGAGCTGCAATGTGCTGGCCCAGGCCTGGAGTGTCGTGGCACGTGTCGCTGTCGAGAGAACTGGGTGGCGTATCAGGAGGTCAACGCTTGTGTCGAAT CAGCAAAAACGCTCAACGCGCCGTGTCAGTACGACGTCCAGTGTGACGCGTTGTCTGGGGTAGCTGAAGCCAGGTCTACCGGAGCAGCCTTGTGTCTGGGGGGAGTCTGCTCTTGCGCGTACAACGCCCGGGCTGTGGGTAACCCAGCGCATTGCTGGCATAGACGACGACCGGGACAGGAGTGCATCAGGGATGAG GAATGCGTTTCTGAAGAAGACGAACCAGGTTACTGTCTGGCCGGCAGATGTACATGCAAGACGTGTTCTCCAGACGCAAATGACTTTGGTGGCGCAAGCACATTATCAATCCCGCCAATTTACGTCGCCGCCATTTTGTGTATACCGGCCATCTTGTGGCAGTAG